A part of Amycolatopsis camponoti genomic DNA contains:
- a CDS encoding cobyrinic acid a,c-diamide synthase codes for MSRRASLPGASELFRITSSPALDLPPQAAPEPVEKAKPAGNGRSEQLARGVAPHGSGRTKHDAKITVYVSGDELVAMEQARLTLRAKHDLVVDRGRLVREAVAVLLADFDQNGEESVLVQRLRVVGSDGGETEG; via the coding sequence GTGAGCAGGCGTGCTTCCCTGCCCGGAGCGTCGGAACTCTTCCGCATCACCTCCAGCCCCGCTCTCGACCTTCCGCCCCAGGCGGCGCCCGAACCCGTCGAAAAGGCCAAGCCCGCCGGCAACGGCCGGTCGGAGCAGCTCGCTCGCGGCGTGGCCCCGCACGGGTCGGGCCGGACCAAGCACGACGCGAAGATCACCGTGTACGTCTCCGGCGACGAGCTCGTCGCCATGGAGCAGGCCCGGCTGACGCTGCGCGCGAAGCACGACCTGGTCGTCGACCGCGGCCGGCTGGTTCGCGAAGCGGTCGCGGTGCTGCTGGCCGACTTCGACCAGAACGGCGAAGAGTCGGTGCTGGTGCAGCGGCTGCGGGTGGTCGGCTCAGACGGCGGCGAAACCGAGGGCTGA
- a CDS encoding pseudouridine synthase produces the protein MTSSEHPDGIRLQKVLSQAGVASRRAAEDLIAAGRVEVDGQVVTELGRRVHPDEAIIHVDGTRVNLRDDLIYLALNKPKGVHSTMSDDRGRPCVGEYLMGRYEETPGVVHVGRLDENTEGLLLLTNDGDLGHRLMHPSYQVLKTYLAEVDGLVPRGLGKELRNGWELPDGIVKVDQFRVKDMHSGKSLVELVIHEGKKHIVRRLLKDAGHPVLKLVRTAIGDVQLGNQRVGSIRRLTKGEVGSLYRAVEL, from the coding sequence ATGACATCCAGTGAACACCCCGACGGCATCCGCCTGCAGAAGGTGCTGTCGCAAGCCGGGGTCGCCTCCCGGCGGGCGGCGGAGGACCTGATCGCGGCCGGCCGGGTCGAGGTGGACGGCCAGGTCGTCACCGAGCTGGGCCGCCGGGTGCACCCGGACGAGGCGATCATCCACGTCGACGGCACCCGCGTGAACCTGCGCGACGACCTGATCTACCTCGCCCTGAACAAGCCCAAGGGCGTGCACTCGACGATGTCGGACGACCGCGGCCGCCCGTGCGTCGGCGAGTACCTGATGGGCCGCTACGAGGAGACGCCCGGCGTCGTGCACGTCGGCAGGCTCGACGAGAACACCGAGGGCCTGCTGCTGCTCACCAACGACGGTGACCTCGGGCACCGGCTGATGCACCCGTCCTACCAGGTGCTCAAGACCTACCTCGCCGAGGTCGACGGCCTCGTGCCGCGCGGGCTCGGCAAGGAGCTGCGCAACGGCTGGGAGCTGCCGGACGGCATCGTCAAGGTCGACCAGTTCCGGGTCAAGGACATGCACTCCGGCAAGTCGCTGGTCGAGCTGGTCATCCACGAGGGCAAGAAGCACATCGTGCGCCGCCTGCTCAAGGACGCCGGGCACCCGGTGCTCAAGCTGGTCCGCACCGCGATCGGCGACGTCCAGCTCGGCAACCAGCGCGTCGGCTCGATCCGGCGGCTGACCAAGGGCGAGGTCGGCTCGCTCTACCGCGCCGTCGAGCTCTGA
- the scpB gene encoding SMC-Scp complex subunit ScpB: MTEAAPAEGGAAAEASAGAPVTVTEDSSVAVAADVAEGTEVEPGEGGLAAEASVGAPLTVTEENSAAVAADVTEPEPEAEPGADDPESDLVAAGDVDSLPDVTSDEILEAALEALLLVVDSPASEELLADTVGQPKARIVVALRTMAQKFTDRASGIDLRRVGEGWRFYTRDVYAPFVEKLLLDGQRSKLTRAALESLAVIAYRQPVTRARVAAVRGVNVDGVIRTLLARGLIEEMGTDPETTGTLYVTTELFLERLGLSSLNDLPAIAPLLPEVDTIDDIQ; the protein is encoded by the coding sequence GTGACTGAAGCCGCGCCCGCCGAGGGTGGTGCCGCTGCGGAGGCTTCGGCCGGGGCGCCGGTTACAGTCACTGAAGATAGTTCTGTCGCTGTAGCTGCGGACGTGGCTGAAGGGACTGAAGTCGAGCCTGGCGAGGGTGGTCTTGCTGCGGAGGCTTCAGTCGGGGCGCCGCTTACAGTCACTGAAGAAAATTCTGCTGCTGTAGCCGCGGACGTGACTGAACCCGAGCCTGAAGCCGAGCCGGGCGCCGACGACCCCGAGTCCGACCTCGTCGCCGCCGGTGACGTCGACTCCCTCCCCGACGTCACGTCCGACGAGATCCTCGAAGCCGCCCTCGAGGCGCTTCTCCTCGTCGTCGACTCGCCCGCCAGCGAGGAACTGCTCGCCGATACCGTCGGCCAACCCAAGGCCAGGATCGTCGTCGCCCTCCGTACCATGGCGCAGAAGTTCACCGACCGCGCCTCCGGGATCGACCTGCGGCGCGTCGGTGAGGGGTGGCGGTTCTACACTAGAGACGTCTATGCCCCGTTCGTGGAGAAGCTCCTGCTGGACGGCCAGCGGTCGAAGCTGACCCGGGCCGCGCTCGAGAGCCTCGCCGTGATCGCGTACCGGCAGCCGGTGACCCGTGCCAGGGTCGCCGCGGTGCGCGGCGTGAACGTGGACGGCGTGATCCGGACGCTGCTCGCGCGCGGCCTCATCGAAGAGATGGGGACCGACCCCGAGACGACCGGCACGCTGTACGTGACGACCGAGCTGTTCCTGGAGCGACTGGGGCTGTCGTCACTGAACGACCTGCCGGCCATCGCTCCGTTGCTACCCGAAGTGGACACCATCGATGACATCCAGTGA
- a CDS encoding segregation and condensation protein A, translating into MDEPAPAPEEQVPEEHQTVHGGMIPEGVNTEELSTSKFKVRLANFEGPFDLLLQLISQHQLDVTEVALHRVTDDFIAYTRALGTEWNLDETTEFLVIAATLLDLKAARLLPSAEVESEDDLALLEARDLLFARILQYRAYKQVAALFGELEQNALRRYPRSVALEERFIGLLPEVMLGVTPAKFADIAVAVFRPKPPPTVSIAHIHMGRVSVREHAALLRVKLAAAGEATFGELVDDCEHTVEIVARFLALLELYREATVQFEQSEALAELHVRWTGGSMADASAAAELDRTAGDEEEYG; encoded by the coding sequence ATGGACGAGCCGGCACCGGCTCCGGAGGAACAGGTACCCGAAGAGCACCAGACGGTGCACGGCGGGATGATCCCCGAAGGCGTCAACACCGAAGAACTGAGCACGTCGAAGTTCAAGGTGCGGCTGGCCAACTTCGAGGGGCCGTTCGACCTGCTGCTGCAGCTGATCTCGCAGCACCAGCTCGACGTCACCGAGGTGGCGCTGCACCGGGTCACCGACGACTTCATCGCGTACACGCGCGCGCTGGGCACCGAATGGAACCTCGACGAGACGACGGAGTTCCTGGTCATCGCGGCGACGCTCCTGGACTTGAAAGCGGCGCGTCTGCTGCCTTCGGCCGAGGTGGAGAGCGAAGACGACCTCGCGCTGCTCGAAGCCCGCGACCTGCTGTTCGCGCGGATCCTGCAGTACCGCGCGTACAAGCAGGTGGCGGCGCTGTTCGGCGAGCTGGAGCAGAACGCGCTGCGGCGCTACCCGCGGTCGGTGGCGCTGGAGGAGCGGTTCATCGGGCTGCTGCCCGAGGTGATGCTGGGCGTGACGCCGGCGAAGTTCGCCGACATCGCGGTGGCGGTGTTCCGGCCCAAGCCCCCGCCGACGGTGTCGATCGCCCACATCCACATGGGCCGCGTGTCGGTCCGCGAGCACGCGGCGCTGCTGCGGGTCAAGCTGGCCGCGGCGGGCGAGGCGACGTTCGGCGAGCTGGTGGACGACTGCGAGCACACGGTCGAGATCGTGGCGCGCTTCCTGGCGCTGCTGGAGCTCTACCGCGAGGCGACGGTCCAGTTCGAGCAGTCGGAGGCGCTGGCGGAGCTGCACGTCCGCTGGACGGGCGGCTCGATGGCCGACGCCTCCGCGGCGGCCGAGCTGGACCGGACCGCCGGAGACGAAGAGGAGTACGGGTGA